The sequence below is a genomic window from Streptomyces sp. B21-105.
CGGGGCCACTGACGCGAAAGGCCGGGCGCCGCCGCGCGGACGGCCGTACGCTCACGGTCATGACCGGCACCCTCCTGAACCTGCACGGCACCCGCGTCCTGCGGTGCGCCCCCGACGGCCCGCCGCTCGACGGGGAACGCGCCGCACTGGACCTGATCGGCGACGCGTACGGCCACGACGCCCAGCTCGTGGCCGTGCCCGCGGAACGGATCGGGGACGACTTCTTCCGGCTGCGGTCCGGGGTGGCCGGCGACGTCGTGCAGAAGTTCGTGAACTACCGGGTACGGCTGGCCGTCGTCGGAGACGTCTCGCGGCAGCTCGCTGAGAGCTCCGCGCTGCGGGACTTCGTGCGTGAGGCGAACCGCGGCAGCCAGCTGTGGTTCCTCGCGGACGACGGCGAACTGGACGACCGGCTGAAGCCGGCCGCCGGTTGAGCACGGGCACTGGTCGAACCCGGGCACCGGCGGAGCGCCATCACCGGCCGGCGCCTGTCCGCTGAGTCCGGTCGGGTGAGGTTCGCCGAAAGGCGACAGAAGACGTCCGGATTTCCCGAGATCCTCGTAGTGACACCCCACACCGAGGAGCCGGGAGGCAGGACATGTCAGGACCGCTGGAGGGCAGGGTCGCTCTGGTCGCGGGAGCGACCCGGGGCGCCGGACGGGGCATCGCCGTCGAGCTGGGCGCGGCCGGCGCCACCGTCTACGTGACCGGGCGCACCACCCGCGACCGGCGCTCCGAGTACGACCGCGCCGAGACCGTGGAGGACACCGCCGACCTGGTCACCGAGGCCGGCGGGCGGGGCGTCGCCGTGCCCACCGATCACCTCGACCAGGCGCAGGTGCGGGCCCTCGTCGAACGCATCGCGGACGAGCAGGGCCGCCTCGACGTCCTGGTCAACGACATCTGGGGCGGCGAGAAGCTCTTCGAGTGGGACACCCCCGTCTGGGAGCACGACCTCGACAACGGACTGCGGCTGCTGCGGCTCGCCGTGGAGACCCACGCCGTCACCAGCCACCACGCTCTGCCGCTGCTGTTGCGCACGCCGGGCGGACTGGTCGTCGAGATGACCGACGGCACCGCCGAGTACAACCGCGACACCTACCGCGTGAACTTCTTCTACGACCTCGCCAAGGCCTCCGTCCTGCGCATGGCCTTCGCTCTCGCCCACGAGATCGGGCCCCGGGGGGCCACCGCCGTGGCGCTCACCCCGGGCTGGATGCGCTCGGAGCTGATGCTCGAGCAGTTCGGCGTCCGCGAGGACAACTGGCGCGACGCCCTCGACCGGGTCCCGCACTTCGCCATCTCGGAGACGCCCCGCTACGTCGGCCGGGCCGTCGCCGCGCTCGCCGCCGACCCGGACGTCGCCCGTCGCAACGGACAGTCGCTCTCCAGCGGCGGCCTCGCCCCGGAGTACGGCTTCACCGACCTCGACGGCAGCCGTCCGGACGCCTGGCGGTACCTCGTCGAGGTGCAGGACGCGGGCAAGCCGGCCGACACGACCGGCTACCGCTGAGCCGTCACGCCGACGGCGGCGCAGGCACCGTCGGCGCAGGCATCGTCGACCAGCGCGCCGGGTGCCCCGGGGGCAGGTCGAGGTCCTCGCGCACGGCCGCGTAGTAGCCCTCGCGGCCGGCGCGCTGCCGCTCCAGCAGCCCCTGCCAGGCCTGCGGATCGTGGGTTCCCTCCCGTAGGAAGGCCTCCATGTCCATCACCACGGTCACCCACGTCCGCGCCCGTTCCACCACGTCGCGGCTGCCCAGCATGACCAGCGCCTCCCCGGCCGGGTCGCGTGCGTCGGTGGCCTGCGCCAGCTGAGGCTCCGCCTCCTGCGGGGACAGCGGGTAGGGGTGCGGGTCGTTGCCCAGGTGTGAGGCGACGCGGTACGTCAGGTTGACCGACCGCTTGACCGCCCTCGCGTACTCGGCGTACACCGCCAGCCGCCGTTCCTCCCACCGTGCCGACCGCTCGCGCGCGAACCGGGCCCGGTCGCTGCGCGCCAGGGCGAGATACGAGCCGAGGGCGCCGACGACAACGCCCAGAAGGGCGGGAAGTTGCTGGAGGAACGCGGACATATCCGCACGAGATCCTTCCTGGTGATGCGGTGGCGCGGTGACGCTCAACGGACCGTCAGATCATTTCATTTGATCTGACGGTCCGGAAGTTCACTGTTTCGTCACAGACCGGTGCTCACCACAACCGCGGCCCCCGTCGGCGGGTCTACCTTGACGACATCGCGAGAACAGTGGCAGGGAGAGGTCAGGTCATGGGGGACATACGCAGACGAGGGGCGGTCGCGCTCGGGATCACCGGGCTCATCGCGCCGTTGACGCTCGCGTTGGGCGCGGCGCCGGCCCAGGCCGCGAGTTGCACGACGTCGGCCGGGCCGTACCAGAAGCAGGTGGAGAAGTTCCTCGGCCGGCCCGTCGACGGCAAGCAGTCGAGCGCCGACTGCTCGGCGATCCGGGCGTTCCAGACCAAGCACGGCATCACGCCGAACATCGGTTACGCCGGGCCCGTCACCTGGGGCGTGATGGACCTGATGAACAAGCAGAAGGCGGTGGGCAACAAGCCCAACAAGGCGGGCAAGTGCCCGACCAACAAGGGCCGCATCGCCTGTGTCGACCTGACCCTCCAGATCAGCTGGATCCAGGACGGGAGCAAGCTGGTCTACGGGCCGGTCCCGGTCCGTACCGGCCGCAACGGCTACGAGACCCGCACGGGTCTGAAGAAGATCTACTGGCGGCACATCGACCACGTGTCGACCATCTACAACGTGCCCATGCCCTACAGCCAGTTCTTCGACGGCGGCCAGGCGTTCCACTCGGTCGGCGTCAGCATGTGGAACCCGCCGGGCTCGCACGGCTGCGTCAACATGACGAAGACGGCCGCCAAGACGTACTGGTCGCTGCTGAAGAACGGCGACGACGTCTTCGTGTACGGGCGCAAGCCGGGCACGTGAGCCGTGAGGCGGGCGTCGTGAGCTGCGCCTGAGCCGTGCCGTGTGACGCGGCTCAGGCGACCGTGTCGGTGATCCGCTCGGTTTCCAGGAGCGTTGACAGAAGGACGTGATCAGTAACACGTCCGGTATGTCTGGTTCGTTCGCGGTGACTCACGCGGCCTTCACCTCGGACGCCGTAAGATTCACACCATGTCCACCACTGTTGAAACCCTCTCCGAGCGATCGGCCGCGGAGGTCAACGAGGAGATCAGGGCCCTGTGGCTCCGGTCCGGCGGGACACTGAGCGGCGAGCAGCGTGAGGAGTACCAGCGGCTCGTCCTGGAGTGGGCCGCCGCACCGCAGCCCGTCTGAGCGACCTGACCGCCTCCCGACCGCGAGGCCGTCCCCGCCCGAGCGCCCGGCTTCCCGGCGCCCGCCGGCGCACTGGCGTCCTTCGTGCACCGGCGTCCCGCGTGTGTCGGCCTCGCCCGCAATTTCACCGTCTCAGCGCCCCCCGGCTCGGACTCCGTCCGAGCCGGGGGGCGCCCCTGTGACCGGGGGGCGCCCTTTGCGGCGCTCGGCGGCCTGGTCATCCCCAGGTCGCCGAGTAGTACCGCTGATAGGCCTTGCGGTCCTGTTCGGCGCGGATGTACCGGGTCGCGACCAGGGCGACCATGCTGCCCGCCAGGACCAGCAGACCGGGGCCGATGTTCTTCGGGTCGGTGAGCCGGGAGGCGAGGGTCGCACTGTCGCCGACACCGGTCACCGGGGCGGTCGAGCCCGGCGAGGCGGAACCCGGGGAGGCCGCCGCCGTGTTGGAGGCGGCCGGCGCGGGCTCGGAGGACGAGGTGGGCGTCCCGCCCTGGGCGTTGTCGGAAGGCGCCGCCACGATCAGCTGGACGCCCAGCTGGGCCAGCGCGTTGTCCACCGGCTGGAAGAACGTCGTACCGCCGGTCCTGCAGTCGCCGCTGCCGCCCGAGGTGATGCCGAGGGCGATCCCCTCGGAGA
It includes:
- a CDS encoding DUF4180 domain-containing protein; amino-acid sequence: MTGTLLNLHGTRVLRCAPDGPPLDGERAALDLIGDAYGHDAQLVAVPAERIGDDFFRLRSGVAGDVVQKFVNYRVRLAVVGDVSRQLAESSALRDFVREANRGSQLWFLADDGELDDRLKPAAG
- a CDS encoding L,D-transpeptidase family protein, producing the protein MGDIRRRGAVALGITGLIAPLTLALGAAPAQAASCTTSAGPYQKQVEKFLGRPVDGKQSSADCSAIRAFQTKHGITPNIGYAGPVTWGVMDLMNKQKAVGNKPNKAGKCPTNKGRIACVDLTLQISWIQDGSKLVYGPVPVRTGRNGYETRTGLKKIYWRHIDHVSTIYNVPMPYSQFFDGGQAFHSVGVSMWNPPGSHGCVNMTKTAAKTYWSLLKNGDDVFVYGRKPGT
- a CDS encoding SDR family oxidoreductase, whose product is MSGPLEGRVALVAGATRGAGRGIAVELGAAGATVYVTGRTTRDRRSEYDRAETVEDTADLVTEAGGRGVAVPTDHLDQAQVRALVERIADEQGRLDVLVNDIWGGEKLFEWDTPVWEHDLDNGLRLLRLAVETHAVTSHHALPLLLRTPGGLVVEMTDGTAEYNRDTYRVNFFYDLAKASVLRMAFALAHEIGPRGATAVALTPGWMRSELMLEQFGVREDNWRDALDRVPHFAISETPRYVGRAVAALAADPDVARRNGQSLSSGGLAPEYGFTDLDGSRPDAWRYLVEVQDAGKPADTTGYR